In the genome of Oncorhynchus clarkii lewisi isolate Uvic-CL-2024 chromosome 4, UVic_Ocla_1.0, whole genome shotgun sequence, one region contains:
- the LOC139406976 gene encoding LOW QUALITY PROTEIN: transport and Golgi organization protein 1 homolog (The sequence of the model RefSeq protein was modified relative to this genomic sequence to represent the inferred CDS: deleted 1 base in 1 codon; substituted 2 bases at 2 genomic stop codons) → MAVNVSYVYIFILCIHHFISKAAVEGRFSDFKSCADEECSMLLCRGKAFSDFTGPDCRFLPFKKGETIYVYYKLSSQRTNIWAGSVGNHFGYFNKDQLVINHIYTEKELEIPAEETNFVCFDTEHDKFDSYDIDSLLGSSLLLTDQEESVQVATETFYLNKSAESTTVEVDEPPPELTLLENDEIDRDVPEDIDKVVEVLDNDDLRHFEALESSLPHPETLDTKGVEYNTVLETTAERIKDYLQKDQQRTEDSVPYSVVEPEEGEIKETPSEPLSKDDPELENAPDGFSEGRPIPELKTTLGITFDAVTSNDEESDKTEYQQDEESDYHLRETPLLAFSEESSNLEHENILESDHTDEEDSLSEVPHTQKQDSKDNNLWSAFGDTVFNVVSGGERIAHVASSEENEEDDEGEITPEQPPKIEEPKESFGCSTSSELIFEQPADSNFSEDAVKVPDEDSQMLQFEDESEEADIEPSTPPAYEAGHTEALAENLTVDDSPVPKQLSQTDMLSDFDSKINELELKQAVEELPIQKEESIDFSQVENTFKQGGTELFRLLREPYQKIPDPSKNTMVKESHLELPIEEDDSIHLVGEEIEEELLEDENVVLSSSKTEHTDENDTESLSEFGSEQPNNYTQTDVVSSDVLDVVQHDEAIDIEPEVHETENDAESHTPSLKDKVLDPLQKKEMEYSDNVLRLTLLRDHFKEEDKERLQNILGLQNLFRVEFLFSDLELKAAWLSQTNTSKDIEKVLEAILEASETPILDEIERMLDAQENADLQQEAGEFVEEVSILDDFQELVFTLSQKYSTARNSAPMAVGSQLHPDTDGDMSDDAEEEKTFPQSVEDINKDNLTVTETGEETKAPEKPAHDGHKIPDMGIEEDSGYLNRNKDNQASSKTPEEIQRGPQTILENTLDMGLSVDMDHPPSGSLESPPVTDFHEDEQSGSSFVSVLILSGHLITLFYEYLGIYGVMMVTSLPEHWKPGPDFYSVFCEPVLVTAGAGVIGFLFWRSILSVKSKSYLITEKELVDRMIMLEQEKKEILQKVAEVRQRGEELKENQKLSEKSATLSLEKIQDLENIVQEMERQNERLDEENHLLAISFDKERANTAKHEDMMSEMDKTIEKLKRSKKKTQDALSKSTILMDEVKLREDARNVQHQVLEKDIATLKEENLSLHHAAKLWEEKHRETREQIKVYHKSQKDLEDSLVQKDHNVEVLSDLLGDLEACDDLKGGVVANGEAFNDKQTIIQNRIKQMMVVSRVQTTLSVVEEERDRFMTKLLNEEKSRKELEEQFQKLEHDILLVKSDKNHMENQYKTLQQKNDIMTEMYQQKENALQQKLTKEEFERPNKEDRLTKVDSKALEEEVKVCRQRVKEIQDKLKRTEKSYKAQIIKQEQKSHENWAIARAAERAMFNEKKENIHLHNLLTSMSSKLNELRRPLFKPTLGMAPMPLRQGDXYGPSPVSGGAPSPPLMIEVHGCPPVGXRNEPYRESPEPPARPRGRYPPDHKHPVASRPDTMAPSTSSPSDLGSSVSTAPLESQAEAQASTENPEANTRPQGPGSLLVSPIRPPPDSRPGPLRPVISHPSGLCYRPIPGRHHIPPPPPFMPPVYRPDNGHSGMMPPGPPPPNGHPLIPPGHRRPTPGAYSPPSPHNRYLPPPSHYEPVPPPFGVSGSTPMARPMGPPHTYVHYGPLDHSILPPGVAPYPHVGPRDFPMQPQVPHGHDSSVGPQPGAGPQGQGQDYRSQQATAAPQDSDSSAMAEP, encoded by the exons ATGGCTGTAAATGTTTCTTacgtatacatttttattttatgtattcatcatttcatatCCAAAGCCGCAGTCGAAGGGAGATTCTCCGACTTCAAAAGCTGTGCAGACGAGGAATGCAGTA TGCTCTTGTGCCGGGGGAAAGCTTTTAGCGATTTCACCGGACCAGACTGTCGGTTTCTGCCATTTAAAAAAGGAGAGACTATATATGTCTACTATAAACTCTCAAGCCAAAGGACAAATATATGGGCAGGGAGT GTTGGTAACCACTTTGGTTACTTCAATAAGGACCAACTCGTAATCAATCACATATACACTGAAAAAGAATTGGAGATTCCTGCTGAG GAAACCAACTTTGTTTGCTTTGACACTGAACACGATAAGTTTGACAGTTATGACATTGATTCACTGTTAGGTTCCTCTTTATTGTTAACAGACCAGGAGGAATCTGTGCAAGTAGCCACAGAGACTTTTTACCTTAACAAAAGTGCTGAGAGCACCACGGTGGAAGTGGATGAGCCTCCACCTGAATTGACATTGTTAGAAAATGATGAGATTGATAGGGATGTTCCTGAGGACATTGATAAGGTTGTAGAGGTTCTAGATAATGATGATCTGAGACATTTTGAGGCTTTAGAGTCCTCTCTGCCTCACCCTGAAACTCTTGACACAAAAGGAGTGGAATATAACACTGTACTTGAGACCACAGCTGAGAGGATCAAAGATTACCTTCAGAAAGATCAGCAGAGGACAGAGGACTCTGTGCCGTACAGTGTTGTTGAACCAGAGGAAGGTGAGATCAAAGAAACCCCCTCAGAACCTCTATCCAAAGATGATCCTGAATTAGAAAATGCACCTGATGGTTTTTCAGAAGGCAGACCTATTCCGGAGTTAAAAACCACACTTGGAATAACTTTTGATGCTGTCACTTCTAATGATGAGGAAAGTGACAAGACTGAATATCAGCAGGATGAGGAAAGTGATTATCATCTCAGAGAAACTCCATTGCTGGCTTTTTCTGAAGAAAGTTCTAATTTGGAACACGAGAACATTCTGGAATCTGATCATACAGATGAGGAAGACAGTCTATCAGAGGTACCTCATACACAGAAACAGGACTCCAAGGACAATAACCTGTGGTCTGCATTTGGTGATACAGTTTTTAACGTTGTCAGTGGTGGGGAAAGAATAGCTCATGTTGCCAGTTCAGAGGAAAATGAGGAGGATGACGAAGGTGAGATTACACCAGAGCAGCCTCCCAAAATTGAAGAACCCAAGGAGTCATTTGGCTGTTCTACTTCCTCTGAGCTAATCTTTGAGCAACCTGCAGACTCTAATTTCAGTGAGGATGCTGTCAAAGTACCTGATGAGGATTCTCAGATGTTGCAGTTTGAGGATGAATCTGAAGAAGCTGACATTGAACCTTCAACACCTCCTGCTTATGAGGCAGGACACACTGAGGCTTTAGCAGAGAATCTTACAGTAGATGACAGCCCAGTCCCTAAACAGCTCTCACAGACAGACATGCTCTCAGACTTTGATAGTAAAATTAACGAATTAGAGCTGAAACAAGCTGTTGAAGAACTCCCCATACAAAAAGAGGAGTCAATAGATTTCTCACAAGTAGAGAATACATTTAAACAGGGTGGTACAGAGCTTTTTAGACTATTGCGAGAACCATACCAGAAGATCCCGGATCCAAGTAAAAACACAATGGTGAAAGAGAGCCATCTTGAACTCCCCATAGAGGAGGATGATTCAATACACCTAGTGGGGGAAGAGATTGAGGAAGAGTTGCTAGAGGATGAAAATGTGGTATTGTCTTCATCCAAAACTGAGCACACTGATGAAAATGACACAGAAAGTCTATCTGAATTTGGGTCAGAGCAACCCAATAATTATACACAAACCGATGTTGTatccagtgatgtgttggatgtGGTCCAACACGACGAGGCTATTGACATAGAACCTGAGGTGCATGAGACTGAAAATGATGCTGAAAGCCACACACCCTCACTTAAAGATAAAGTTCTGGATCCCCTTCAAAAAAAGGAGATGGAATACAGTGACAATGTGTTGAGGCTGACACTATTGCGAGACCACTTCAAGGAGGAGGATAAGGAGCGCCTCCAAAATATTCTAGGTCTTCAGAATCTCTTTAGGGTGGAGTTCCTGTTTTCTGACCTGGAGCTGAAGGCTGCCTGGCTGTCCCAGACAAACACCAGTAAGGACATTGAAAAGGTGCTGGAAGCCATTTTGGAAGCCTCTGAAACCCCAATCCTGGATGAGATTGAGAGGATGCTGGATGCCCAGGAGAACGCTGACCTGCAGCAGGAGGCTGGTGAGTTTGTTGAGGAAGTTTCCATCTTGGACGACTTCCAGGAATTGGTGTTCACCCTGAGTCAGAAGTACTCAACGGCCAGAAACAGTGCTCCCATGGCAGTGGGCAGTCAACTACACCCTGACACag ATGGGGATATGTCTGATGATGCGGAGGAAGAGAAGACATTCCCGCAGTCTGTGGAGGACATAAACAAGGACAACCTCACTGTGACAGAGACGGGTGAAGAGACTAAGGCACCTGAGAAGCCTGCCCATGATGGTCACAAGATACCAGATATGGGCATTGAGGAGGATAGTGGGTACTTGAACAGAAACAAAGACAATCAGGCAAGCTCTAAAACTCCAGAAGAAATCCAGAGGGGCCCTCAAACTATTTTGGAAAATACATTGGACATGGGACTTAGCGTAGACATGGATCACCCTCCCTCAG GCTCTCTGGAGTCACCTCCTGTCACTGATTTCCATGAAGATGAGCAGAGTGGTTCATCATTCGTATCAGTGCTAATTTTATCTGGTCATCTCATCACCCTGTTTTATGAGTATCTTGGAATATATGGTGTTATG ATGGTCACCAGTCTGCCAGAGCACTGGAAGCCAGGTCCAGACTTCTACAGCGTGTTCTGTGAACCCGTGCTGGTCACTGCAGGTGCCGGGGTCATCGGCTTCCTCTTCTGGAGGAGCATTCTATCT GTCAAAAGCAAGTCATATCTAA TTACTGAAAAAGAGCTGGTGGACAGGATGATAATGCTTGAACAAGAGAAGAAGGAGATACTCCAAAAGGTCGCTGAAGTGCGGCAACGG GGCGAAGAACTTAAAGAAAATCAAAAGCTGTCTGAAAAATCTGCCACTTTATCTCTGGAGAAGATCCAGGATTTGGAG AATATTGtgcaagagatggagagacaaaatGAGCGCCTGGATGAGGAAAATCACTTACTCGCCATATCCTTTGACAAAGAGCGGGCCAATACTGCGAAACATGAAGATATG ATGTCCGAAATGGACAAAACCATTGAGAAGTTGAAGCGCAGCAAGAAGAAGACCCAGGACGCACTCTCCAAG TCTACCATTCTGATGGATGAAGTCAAGCTCCGTGAAGATGCCCGGAATGTCCAGCACCAGGTTCTGGAGAAGGATATTGCCACCCTGAAGGAGGAGAACCTCTCG CTGCACCATGCTGCCAAGTTGTGGGAGGAGAAGCACAGGGAGACAAGAGAGCAGATCAAAGTCTACCACAAGTCTCAGAAAGACCTGGAGGATTCCCTCGTTCAAAAGGACCACAACGTTGAG GTTCTGTCTGACCTGCTAGGAGACCTGGAGGCCTGCGATGACCTGAAAGGTGGAGTTGTGGCTAACGGGGAAGCCTTTAACG ACAAGCAGACCATCATCCAAAACCGCATTAAGCAAATGATGGTCGTCTCTCGG GTCCAGACCACTCTGTCTGTTGTGGAGGAAGAGCGCGATCGCTTCATGACCAAGCTGCTGAACGAAGAGAAGTCCAGGAAAGAGCTGGAAG AGCAATTTCAGAAGCTGGAGCATGACATCTTGTTGGTGAAAAGTGACAAGAACCACATGGAGAACCAGTACAAGACCCTGCAGCAGAAGAATGACATCATGACCGAGATGTACCAGCAGAAGGAGAACGCTTTGCAGCA GAAGCTGACCAAGGAGGAGTTTGAGCGCCCCAACAAGGAAGACCGGCTGACGAAGGTGGACAGCAAGGCCCTAGAGGAGGAGGTCAAGGTGTGTAGGCAGCGCGTTAAAGAGATCCAGGATAAGCTGAAACGGACCGAGAAGTCCTACAAAGCCCAGATCATTAAGCAGGAGCAGAAATCTCACGAGAACTGG GCGATTGCACGCGCCGCAGAGCGAGCTATGTTCAACGAGAAGAAGGAAAACATTCACCTTCATAACTT ACTGACTTCCATGTCCAGCAAGCTGAATGAGCTCCGTAGGCCTCTGTTCAAGCCCACCCTTGGGATGGCTCCCATGCCTCTCCGACAAG GTGATTAGTACGGGCCCTCACCTGTGAGTGGAGGtgccccttcc cctcctctcatgATAGAAGTTCACGGGTGCCCCCCTGTGGGGTGAAGGAACGAGCCCTATCGGGAGTCTCCTGAACCCCCGG CACGACCTCGCGGCCGTTACCCTCCTGACCACAAACACCCAGTGGCTTCTAGACCTG ACACCATGGCCCCAAGTACATCCTCACCAAGCGATCTGGGCAGCTCGGTAAGT ACCGCTCCACTAGAGTCACAGGCTGAGGCCCAGGCCTCCACCGAGAACCCAGAGGCA AACACTCGACCTCAGGGTCCTGGCTCCCTGCTGGTCTCTCCCATCAGGCCCCCCCCCGACTCAAGACCCGGCCCCCTCAGACCAGTCATCAGCCATCCCTCCGGACTCTGCTACCGTCCCATTCCCGGACGCCaccacatccctcctcccccacccttCATGCCTCCCGTGTACCGACCAGACAACGGACACTCAGGCATGATGCCTCCTGGACCCCCACCGCCTAACGGACACCCGTTGATACCACCCGGACATCGGCGTCCAACTCCTGGTGCTTACAGTCCCCCTTCCCCACACAACCGGTACCTTCCTCCACCTTCTCACTATGAACCGGTGCCTCCCCCATTCG GTGTTTCCGGCAGCACTCCTATGGCCCGACCCATGGGACCCCCACATACCTACGTGCACTATGGACCACTTGATCACTCCATCCTGCCCCCTGGGGTGGCCCCATACCCTCATGTCGGCCCCAGAGACTTCCCTATGCAGCCACAGGTCCCACATGGCCATGACTCTTCAGTGGGCCCCCAGCCCGGCGCTGGCCCCCAGGGCCAGGGGCAAGACTATAGGTCCCAGCAGGCAACAGCTGCCCCCCAGGACTCAGACAGCTCTGCCATGGCAGAGCCTTAG